A DNA window from Campylobacter concisus contains the following coding sequences:
- a CDS encoding DUF736 family protein, which translates to MNVGYFKRKSYKNADGEEIGYIGGTIMIPFLRPIEVVMFGTSAEDRQKNKDFPGFHLALQKPKGYEGGRQIIGALWGRKSKDGTKSYLSGFIETPAVPGYKVYIALFNAGENAKEGVLYDVVWNAPRRSEQQDIPPSEDTNTDFYEDDQDIPF; encoded by the coding sequence ATGAACGTAGGATATTTTAAACGCAAAAGCTACAAAAACGCTGATGGCGAGGAGATTGGATATATAGGTGGGACTATCATGATCCCATTTTTAAGACCCATAGAGGTCGTGATGTTTGGCACAAGCGCAGAAGACAGGCAGAAAAATAAAGACTTTCCAGGCTTTCATCTTGCCCTTCAAAAGCCAAAAGGCTATGAAGGTGGCAGACAGATAATAGGCGCACTATGGGGCAGAAAGAGCAAAGATGGTACAAAAAGCTACTTAAGCGGCTTCATTGAGACACCAGCTGTACCAGGCTATAAAGTCTATATCGCCCTTTTTAATGCTGGCGAAAACGCCAAAGAGGGCGTGCTATATGACGTTGTTTGGAATGCTCCTAGACGCAGTGAACAGCAAGATATACCACCTAGCGAAGATACAAACACCGATTTTTATGAAGATGATCAAGATATACCATTTTAA
- a CDS encoding phage/plasmid primase, P4 family, with translation MDNNIFQTIKQTISKHDFKDFAQSVYGIEFKSGNAYCPFHDHGHNTPSLGINSDSNGAFFKCFACNASGDIIKFVELKEHLSPLQAAKKVCDHFGIQNTINAKEMSEEEKAAYEAHQAILKAENEARMKKEAEQRAKKELALKARLAKIAPQLVENKLKNYDLIKDQISALFPTQINNFDSYSRELIGYSFEHKSLAIIIRDANGAPINIKYREKFAYDTYKGELTSERMPGKWIGESGAHASPFPLNFYDDYKGSNVVICEGEKDALNLMCFNVCALTLGGVTASWEEYKELLRDKHVFIWFDHDEAGYENAIKKFYEIKDVARSVRIVLFYMIGKNFSKGYDISDYLYDHTFKFQNASPLEVVAFSCFEPTNVVIDEICEYFPNLSAKLDRYKTKKIVKHFDEIFREILTQDEDGNYVNIFPVKGELDEAYIQAILKQAKELKRKFGEKYDRFKKAYFEGFLLEDGEKGDFDKFSEVWDKLLYINKTVLTNYHQTHITDMTESFRKSLNKIGYQTAQYRGELYFWTKTHYAKLDLPTLSYFIQEHWMNKACVDKKKASAKNAKEIIDNILNTAKPLDFVRRDDARRIVNFKNGTLFISKNGVRTFKPMHDPRDATLNILEFNYDKSAKCHKWHNFLRQVLPDEDDRKTLMEFIGYCFLPSHDFESFLFLYGKSGANGKSVILSVIRDFFGAENVSSLQLQQFEGHQTHALVGKFLNIGSEIDKNGTDKGQLSVLKTLVSAKDEVSINPKGETPFSLPPSEKPKLAFAGNEKPKQNLDNGFFRRMLVLTFDTEIEDDRKIRNLSDRFADEMSGIFSLAMEGLDRLIVQGKFTKSKRMLGEIEEYKDEVNPMRTFVKDAIVADTNWLVPNTYLYQVYKSYVEGKGGVAMKEQKFFGALKEELLLKNIVVTKGQKRLSTIYTGITSNKPYCTFGIKLSDANLDFDSISISGSQVMIEAMNIYQANGAAPDVD, from the coding sequence ATGGATAATAATATATTTCAAACGATAAAACAAACAATATCTAAGCATGATTTTAAAGATTTTGCACAAAGTGTTTATGGTATCGAGTTTAAAAGTGGAAATGCTTATTGCCCATTTCATGACCATGGTCATAATACACCTAGTCTTGGTATCAATTCTGATTCTAACGGTGCATTCTTTAAATGCTTTGCATGCAATGCCAGTGGGGATATAATAAAATTTGTTGAGTTAAAAGAGCATCTCTCACCACTTCAAGCAGCCAAAAAAGTTTGTGATCACTTCGGCATCCAAAATACCATCAACGCAAAAGAGATGAGCGAGGAAGAGAAAGCAGCCTACGAAGCACACCAAGCCATTTTAAAGGCTGAAAATGAAGCTCGTATGAAAAAAGAAGCTGAGCAAAGAGCAAAAAAAGAGCTTGCCCTTAAAGCCAGGCTGGCCAAGATAGCTCCACAACTTGTGGAAAATAAGCTTAAAAATTACGATCTTATCAAAGATCAAATTTCAGCACTATTCCCAACACAAATCAATAACTTTGATTCATATAGCCGTGAGCTTATAGGATATAGCTTTGAGCATAAAAGCCTAGCGATTATTATAAGAGATGCTAACGGCGCACCTATAAATATCAAATATAGAGAGAAATTTGCCTATGATACGTATAAGGGTGAGCTGACAAGCGAGAGAATGCCTGGAAAGTGGATAGGCGAAAGCGGCGCACATGCTAGCCCTTTTCCTCTAAATTTTTACGATGATTATAAAGGTAGTAATGTAGTCATTTGCGAAGGCGAGAAAGATGCATTAAATTTGATGTGTTTTAATGTTTGTGCTTTGACGCTTGGTGGTGTAACTGCTAGCTGGGAAGAATACAAAGAGCTTCTAAGAGATAAGCATGTATTTATCTGGTTTGATCACGATGAGGCCGGATATGAAAATGCGATAAAGAAATTTTATGAGATCAAAGATGTAGCTAGAAGCGTACGAATAGTGCTATTTTATATGATCGGCAAAAACTTTTCAAAAGGTTATGATATTAGCGATTATCTCTATGACCATACCTTTAAATTTCAAAACGCTAGCCCACTTGAAGTAGTGGCCTTTAGCTGTTTTGAACCGACGAACGTCGTTATTGACGAGATTTGCGAATACTTTCCGAATCTTTCTGCAAAGCTTGATAGGTATAAAACCAAAAAGATCGTTAAGCATTTTGATGAAATTTTTAGAGAAATTTTAACCCAAGATGAAGATGGAAACTATGTAAATATCTTTCCGGTCAAGGGCGAGCTAGACGAAGCTTATATACAAGCCATTTTAAAACAGGCAAAAGAGCTTAAGAGAAAATTTGGCGAAAAGTATGACCGATTTAAAAAAGCTTATTTTGAAGGATTTTTACTAGAGGATGGAGAAAAAGGAGACTTTGATAAATTTAGTGAAGTCTGGGACAAACTTTTATATATAAACAAAACAGTTTTAACAAACTATCATCAAACTCATATCACCGATATGACAGAGAGCTTTAGAAAAAGCCTTAACAAAATCGGCTATCAAACGGCCCAATACCGTGGTGAGCTATACTTTTGGACTAAAACTCACTATGCAAAACTTGACCTGCCTACGCTAAGCTACTTCATCCAAGAGCACTGGATGAACAAAGCCTGCGTAGATAAGAAAAAAGCTAGCGCAAAAAACGCAAAAGAGATCATCGATAATATCTTAAATACTGCAAAACCGCTAGATTTTGTAAGAAGAGATGATGCACGTCGCATAGTAAATTTCAAAAATGGCACACTATTTATTAGTAAAAATGGTGTGAGAACCTTTAAACCTATGCACGATCCACGTGATGCGACATTAAACATCTTAGAATTTAACTATGACAAAAGTGCAAAATGCCACAAATGGCACAACTTCTTGCGTCAAGTTTTGCCTGATGAGGACGACCGAAAAACACTTATGGAGTTTATCGGCTACTGCTTTTTACCTAGCCATGATTTTGAAAGCTTCTTATTTTTATATGGCAAAAGTGGCGCTAATGGCAAGAGCGTTATTTTAAGCGTTATTAGAGATTTTTTCGGAGCTGAAAATGTCTCATCACTTCAGCTTCAGCAGTTTGAAGGACACCAGACACATGCGCTTGTAGGCAAATTTTTAAATATCGGCTCAGAGATAGATAAAAACGGCACCGATAAAGGTCAACTCTCAGTTTTAAAAACGCTAGTTTCGGCAAAAGATGAAGTTAGCATAAACCCAAAGGGTGAAACACCATTTAGCCTTCCGCCTAGCGAAAAGCCAAAGCTTGCCTTTGCTGGTAACGAAAAACCAAAACAAAACCTAGACAACGGCTTTTTTAGACGTATGCTAGTTTTGACATTTGATACAGAGATTGAAGACGATAGGAAGATTAGAAATTTATCTGATCGCTTTGCTGATGAGATGAGTGGGATATTTTCTTTAGCTATGGAGGGACTTGATAGGCTAATAGTTCAAGGCAAATTTACAAAGTCTAAACGAATGCTTGGCGAGATCGAAGAGTATAAAGATGAAGTAAATCCTATGCGAACATTTGTCAAGGATGCCATTGTAGCTGATACAAACTGGCTCGTGCCAAACACTTATTTATATCAAGTTTATAAATCATATGTCGAGGGCAAAGGTGGCGTTGCGATGAAAGAGCAAAAATTCTTTGGAGCACTTAAAGAAGAATTGCTTTTAAAAAATATAGTAGTAACAAAAGGACAAAAGCGTCTTTCTACTATCTATACTGGTATAACGTCAAATAAGCCTTATTGCACATTTGGCATTAAACTTAGCGATGCGAATTTAGATTTTGATTCGATTAGCATAAGTGGATCTCAAGTAATGATAGAGGCTATGAATATCTATCAAGCAAACGGAGCGGCTCCAGATGTTGATTGA
- a CDS encoding KTSC domain-containing protein: MLVKFHGSKPEYKFCGVPKSVFRELISAPSVGTYYHKHVEGKYLCP; the protein is encoded by the coding sequence ATGCTCGTAAAATTCCACGGGTCAAAACCCGAATATAAATTTTGCGGCGTGCCTAAAAGCGTTTTTAGAGAGCTCATTAGCGCGCCTTCCGTCGGGACTTATTACCACAAGCACGTAGAGGGTAAATATCTCTGCCCCTAA
- a CDS encoding helix-turn-helix domain-containing protein codes for MRRSDPSEVIKLKTIGDRLEAIRLIFGLEQVKICRFLKTTKYIFNEVRFGRKLIPYEWVIKLAEKYNLNQNWIYQGQGEIFSKRRNDA; via the coding sequence ATGAGACGTAGCGATCCAAGTGAGGTTATCAAGCTCAAGACTATCGGCGACAGACTAGAGGCTATTAGGCTGATTTTCGGACTGGAGCAGGTTAAGATTTGTAGATTTTTAAAAACCACGAAATACATCTTTAACGAGGTGCGTTTCGGCCGCAAGCTCATCCCTTACGAGTGGGTGATAAAGCTCGCCGAAAAATATAACCTCAATCAAAACTGGATATATCAAGGACAAGGCGAAATTTTTAGTAAAAGGAGAAACGATGCGTAG
- a CDS encoding helix-turn-helix domain-containing protein produces MNSGEEKVAQMKRIFDVKTDEELANEMGVSIFTVRNWKQRGDVPKKYELKILKEQGIRLSDTKISNNTNSIIVNGSNHGNIANGHQTEVSTELMELIELFKEYGNNAILKKWKNELENLKEIIGE; encoded by the coding sequence ATGAATAGCGGCGAAGAAAAGGTAGCTCAAATGAAGAGAATATTCGATGTAAAAACCGACGAAGAGCTCGCAAACGAAATGGGGGTTAGTATTTTTACGGTTAGAAACTGGAAGCAAAGAGGCGATGTACCGAAAAAGTACGAGCTCAAAATTTTAAAGGAACAGGGGATAAGGTTGTCCGATACAAAAATTTCGAACAACACTAACTCTATAATTGTAAACGGCTCGAATCACGGCAATATAGCCAATGGACATCAAACCGAAGTAAGCACAGAGTTAATGGAACTTATAGAACTTTTCAAAGAGTACGGCAATAATGCAATACTTAAAAAGTGGAAAAATGAGCTTGAAAATTTAAAAGAAATCATCGGGGAATAA
- a CDS encoding DUF5334 family protein, which produces MGKFVLFLMVAISCFAWGGYDLKTGECVEIGKGNLVRRGRDIEIYDCKDGKYKIVNVKSISKVGGSVEIEVYDYEKNKTRIFEMEGR; this is translated from the coding sequence ATGGGTAAATTTGTTTTATTTTTGATGGTTGCAATAAGTTGTTTTGCTTGGGGCGGTTATGATTTAAAAACTGGGGAATGCGTGGAAATAGGAAAAGGAAATCTTGTAAGGCGTGGGCGAGATATAGAGATATATGACTGCAAGGACGGCAAATATAAGATCGTAAACGTTAAAAGTATATCCAAGGTAGGAGGTAGTGTAGAAATAGAAGTATACGACTACGAAAAAAATAAAACTAGAATTTTTGAAATGGAAGGCCGCTAA
- a CDS encoding SDH family Clp fold serine proteinase: MASWGEILDEMDFQGESVVDKTRKKYIEGLSKVTNRNTIIYYSAFLTKSFADNIDINDSDVEGFMAVMNGIDCSKGLDLVLHTPGGDPTAAESIVNYLKSKFGNNIRVIVPHLAMSAGTMIACSAKSIVMGNHSSLGPTDPQFGGIPAENIARDFFEAKREIKDDPANMPYWDIVLRKYPPSILRLVADAMSLSEKLVKDWLSANMYNNCNEVEKVNDIVGKLNDHGESKVHSRHYSKKFCKDIGLKIEDLEADQNLQDAVLSVHHTMTLTFARTPITKVIASSTGNSFIRTAERG, encoded by the coding sequence ATGGCTAGTTGGGGTGAAATTTTAGATGAGATGGATTTTCAAGGCGAGTCTGTAGTTGACAAAACAAGAAAAAAGTATATAGAGGGATTATCGAAAGTTACAAATAGGAATACCATTATATACTATTCAGCTTTTTTAACAAAATCTTTCGCCGATAATATAGATATTAATGATAGCGATGTAGAAGGTTTTATGGCTGTTATGAATGGAATTGATTGTAGTAAAGGGCTTGATCTTGTTTTACACACGCCCGGAGGTGATCCTACGGCAGCAGAGTCTATAGTGAATTATTTAAAATCAAAATTTGGGAATAATATAAGAGTAATCGTTCCTCATCTTGCGATGTCTGCCGGTACGATGATTGCTTGTTCCGCAAAAAGTATAGTGATGGGGAACCACTCAAGTCTTGGACCAACCGATCCACAATTTGGAGGAATACCAGCGGAGAATATAGCAAGAGATTTTTTTGAAGCAAAAAGAGAAATAAAAGATGACCCAGCAAATATGCCTTACTGGGACATAGTTTTAAGAAAATATCCGCCGTCCATACTGAGATTGGTCGCAGATGCTATGAGCTTATCTGAAAAATTAGTTAAAGACTGGTTAAGTGCCAATATGTATAATAATTGCAATGAAGTGGAAAAGGTAAACGATATAGTAGGAAAATTAAACGACCATGGAGAGTCGAAGGTTCATAGTAGGCATTACAGTAAAAAATTTTGTAAAGATATAGGACTAAAAATAGAGGACTTAGAGGCAGACCAAAATTTGCAAGATGCTGTTTTAAGTGTCCATCACACAATGACTTTAACTTTTGCTAGAACACCTATAACTAAAGTTATTGCGAGTAGCACAGGCAACTCTTTTATAAGAACTGCTGAAAGAGGATAG